A stretch of Miscanthus floridulus cultivar M001 chromosome 13, ASM1932011v1, whole genome shotgun sequence DNA encodes these proteins:
- the LOC136500927 gene encoding brassinosteroid-responsive RING protein 1-like, with protein MGFPSVCYCVILPQPLILVLQLLDFLRHAVLLCLSSLGLAAPPATDDHPAYAAPPPADLWALQPSSSLLLQAPAVAAPPHLLAPPTPAAIKARLPAVRYADLLRSRRAASPAVCAVCLGALEARHRVRELGNCAHAFHKACIDKWVDKGQATCPLCRALLLPDPSSAGDGELASSPFSF; from the coding sequence ATGGGGTTCCCGTCGGTGTGCTACTGCGTGATCCTGCCGCAGCCGCTGATCCTGGTGCTGCAGCTGCTGGACTTCCTCCGGCACGCCGTGCTGCTCTGCCTCTCGTCGCTGGGCCTCGCGGCGCCGCCGGCCACCGACGACCACCCGGCCTACGCGGCCCCGCCGCCGGCCGACCTCTGGGCGCTGCAGCCGTCGTCGTCCCTGCTGCTGCAGGCGCCGGCCGTGGCGGCGCCGCCCCATCTGCTGGCGCCGCCCACGCCGGCCGCCATCAAGGCCCGCCTCCCCGCCGTCCGGTACGCCGACCTCCTAAGGTCCCGCCGCGCCGCGTCCCCGGCCGTCTGTGCGGTGTGCCTGGGCGCGCTCGAGGCGCGGCACCGCGTCCGCGAGCTCGGCAACTGCGCGCACGCCTTCCACAAGGCCTGCATCGACAAGTGGGTCGACAAGGGCCAGGCCACCTGCCCGCTCTgccgcgccctcctcctcccGGACCCCAGCAgcgccggcgacggcgagctcgcctcctcccccttctccttctGA